One Punica granatum isolate Tunisia-2019 chromosome 3, ASM765513v2, whole genome shotgun sequence genomic window carries:
- the LOC116198777 gene encoding protein PLANT CADMIUM RESISTANCE 2-like, with product MGTPDAEQKSPVHPPATGIPMGAAAPMYTEMPSAPPNFQPPPHQLQPESNGQWSVGLFDCFSDCGRCCISCWCPCITFGQISEILDRGSSSCGVNGALYFLIAAVTGCACVYSCVYRTKMRQQYKLEGSSAEDFFVHCCCEPCSLTQQYRELENRGFDVSIGWQGNVERQTRGVAVSSHMPPVTESGMKR from the exons ATGGGAACGCCAGACGCAGAACAGAAGAGCCCAGTCCACCCACCAGCGACTGGAATTCCGATGGGTGCGGCGGCCCCGATGTACACTGAGATGCCATCAGCACCCCCTAACTTCCAGCCACCACCACATCAACTACAACCCGAAAGCAACGGGCAGTGGTCGGTCGGTCTTTTTGACTGTTTCTCCGACTGTGGACGTT GTTGTATTTCTTGCTGGTGTCCATGCATCACCTTCGGCCAAATCTCTGAGATCCTAGATAGAGGGTCATCAT CATGCGGAGTGAACGGCGCGCTCTACTTCCTTATCGCGGCAGTAACGGGCTGTGCTTGCGTATATTCATGCGTGTACCGAACTAAGATGAGGCAGCAATACAAGTTGGAGGGAAGTTCCGCTGAGGATTTCTTCGTCCATTGCTGTTGCGAGCCTTGCTCTCTCACCCAGCAGTACCGTGAGCTCGAAAACCGTGGATTTGACGTCTCCATag GTTGGCAAGGGAACGTGGAAAGGCAGACCCGCGGGGTGGCCGTGTCATCTCACATGCCGCCGGTAACTGAAAGTGGCATGAAGCGTTGA